Proteins encoded within one genomic window of Ptiloglossa arizonensis isolate GNS036 chromosome 3, iyPtiAriz1_principal, whole genome shotgun sequence:
- the LOC143144769 gene encoding chymotrypsin inhibitor, which produces MLSTLIKFTGNVLPAAHTINMSHRLLILFAILAIFATTATSHECPPHEVWNECGTACPPTCEKPYPTICTLQCVIGCQCRKGLVRSKCGKCIPPSECK; this is translated from the exons ATGTTATCAACCCTCATTAAGTTCACTGGAAACGTTCTACCAGCAGCACATACAATCAACATGTCCCATCGTCTTCTCATCTTGTTCGCTATCTTAGCGATTTTTGCTACCA CGGCTACGAGCCATGAATGCCCACCGCATGAGGTTTGGAACGAGTGTGGTACTGCCTGCCCACCAACCTGTGAAAAACCTTACCCTACAATATGCACATTA CAATGTGTTATTGGCTGCCAATGCAGAAAAGGCTTAGTAAGAAGTAAATGCGGAAAATGCATTCCTCCGAGTGAATGTAAATAA
- the LOC143144470 gene encoding chymotrypsin inhibitor-like isoform X1 → MGNKSCTFAQEQEHKHDDLYRYKNGFMLSTFIRFTGNVLRAAHTVNMSHRLLILFAILAIFAATDASQRCPRNEIWNECGSACPPTCKNPKPQICIDLCVPGCTCKRGFLRNNAGKCVPPSAC, encoded by the exons ATGGGTAACAAGAGCTGTACTTTTGCACAAGAG CAGGAGCATAAACATGACGATCTGTACAGGTATAAAAACGGTTTCATGTTATCAACCTTCATTAGGTTTACTGGAAACGTTCTACGAGCAGCACATACAGTCAACATGTCTCATCGTCTTCTTATCTTGTTCGCTATCTTAGCGATTTTTGCTGCCA CGGATGCGAGCCAAAGATGCCCACGGAATGAGATTTGGAACGAGTGTGGTTCTGCCTGCCCACCAACCTGTAAAAACCCTAAGCCACAAATTTGTATTGAC ttaTGTGTTCCGGGCTGTACTTGTAAAAGAGGTTTCTTAAGAAACAACGCAGGAAAGTGTGTTCCTCCTTCCGCCTGTTAA
- the LOC143144470 gene encoding chymotrypsin inhibitor-like isoform X2: MGNKSCTFAQEVKPRREFFITRFTGNVLRAAHTVNMSHRLLILFAILAIFAATDASQRCPRNEIWNECGSACPPTCKNPKPQICIDLCVPGCTCKRGFLRNNAGKCVPPSAC; this comes from the exons ATGGGTAACAAGAGCTGTACTTTTGCACAAGAGGTAAAACCAAGACGAGAATTTTTCATTACGAG GTTTACTGGAAACGTTCTACGAGCAGCACATACAGTCAACATGTCTCATCGTCTTCTTATCTTGTTCGCTATCTTAGCGATTTTTGCTGCCA CGGATGCGAGCCAAAGATGCCCACGGAATGAGATTTGGAACGAGTGTGGTTCTGCCTGCCCACCAACCTGTAAAAACCCTAAGCCACAAATTTGTATTGAC ttaTGTGTTCCGGGCTGTACTTGTAAAAGAGGTTTCTTAAGAAACAACGCAGGAAAGTGTGTTCCTCCTTCCGCCTGTTAA
- the LOC143144471 gene encoding chymotrypsin inhibitor-like, producing the protein MFRLVLTLFALLTIFSTTASSCGENAIANSCGTACPQTCEYPEPQNCIAVCVSGCFCKPGYLLNNSGRCVRPADC; encoded by the exons ATGTTTCGTCTGGTTCTTACCTTGTTCGCTCTCCTGACAATTTTCTCTACCA CGGCTTCATCGTGCGGAGAAAATGCGATCGCGAATAGTTGTGGTACTGCTTGTCCACAAACCTGTGAATATCCTGAACCCCAAAATTGTATAGCG GTATGTGTTTCGGGTTGTTTTTGTAAACCAGGTTATTTATTGAACAATTCCGGACGCTGCGTTCGCCCTGCTGATTGTTGA